Genomic DNA from Pelosinus sp. UFO1:
ACGGAATGGATGAACACTGTGAAAAAGCCAGAGCTTATATTAGAAAAGCATGTCATGCAGAGAATGCAGGTATACACTTTTTAGTCGGAGGAACACAGGAGAATACTACTATTATCGCTTCAATCTTGCGCCCGCATCAAGGTGCAGTTGCTGAAAAAGGATTTTCTTTCTGATTCTATGACAAATCAGCAGTTTCCAATATTACCGAATGAAGTGTTAATCAAATTGAGCGAGAAATATTCTTATTCTTACTGGGAAAAAGTCGATGCAAGTCACAGTGCTGTGAGATTTTGCACCAGTTGGGCTACGAAGAAAGAAAACGTTGAAATGCTGATAAAGGATATTAAGGCATTACAATTTTTAAATTCGGCGGTTTAGAAGTAAATTCAAAGCCGTCCTTTTCCATTTTCATTACTAATGACGGGAAAATCATCAGGGGACTTAGTTTTAACTGCTTTTATCATAAGATTACTCCATGAATATATGGTCTACTATTAGGAAAACTATATTGGGTGATTCTATGCGGATATTTTTTGCGGTAGCATTTATTGTAGCTGCTTGGCGAAAAAGTAAACCTTGTTTAGAGAGGTAAGGTAAGTATGAGCGGCTTTCCAACGGATGAACAACTCGCACAGATGACAAAAGAATTGACACAGGCGCGTATTGAAAACTGGCTGGCAACAGACTTATTCACCTGGCAGTGGTGGTTTATCCTAGCTACATTCGTAATTCCCTGGATCATCTTTTACTATATAGGAGATAGAAAACAGTTACCCAAACTGTTATTGTACGGTACTCTCCTTATGTTATTAATAATTTCCCTCGACCGCTTTGGCTTTGAGATTGGACTTTGGTACTATCCGTTTAGATTACTGCCAGTTGG
This window encodes:
- a CDS encoding CBO0543 family protein, whose amino-acid sequence is MSGFPTDEQLAQMTKELTQARIENWLATDLFTWQWWFILATFVIPWIIFYYIGDRKQLPKLLLYGTLLMLLIISLDRFGFEIGLWYYPFRLLPVGPLTAYIDVSPLPIIYMLEYQYFPRWKDFVKVSIVTGFVFSFCFEPFLIAVGLYVPVRWEHHFSLPFYILMPVLMRLAVEKIFASAKEPS